Proteins encoded in a region of the Augochlora pura isolate Apur16 chromosome 4, APUR_v2.2.1, whole genome shotgun sequence genome:
- the Faf gene encoding ubiquitin carboxyl-terminal hydrolase-like faf, translating into MTIATRGQGVGMDPPDSQQSTQMHSPPGPQQLADTMSGLQLTENVVQTESTNDTLTLVEDSNQLQGEPDFPIAKLNILHEKISSPRWVVPVLPEQELECLLQASIDLCKKGIDVQSEACQRFFREGLTISFTKILTDDAVSSWKLNIQSCINANCERLVELCVLKLDEDWFPLLDLLAMVFNPLNKFHTFNAARVSETVPLGSDIPDEELYARPPADSRSTRGWLVDLINRFGSLNGFDILLSRFQSGRNLSILVIYALIRPFGLCYELLTVHTIVKYLMPIVEMVPVILNNLTDEELKKEAKNEAKNDAISAIIKAAKCLVSRVPHQDEMIKNLEILRLKMILRLLQISSFNGKMNALNEVNKVITTVSFYQHRNAIVEEDEWLTAERMAKWIKENGVLEIVLRDSLHQLQYVEKLEKILRFIIKERALTLEDLDAVWAAQAGKHEAIEKNVHDLLAKLAWDFTPEQLDHLFECFQRSWKTANKKQREKLLELIRRLAEDDKDGVMAHKVLTLFWNLAHSDEVPTEIMDQALNAHVKILDYSCSQERDAQKTIWLDKCVEELKTGDKWVLPALKQFREICCLYEPNPNIGHGQRGHHLHYRQDVIQRLQAEHSIVILVTISLTNCMSKTRQLVKENPDIDPNTYMPDGRYNHIMQVQERLNFLRFLLKDGQLWLCEDQAVQIWQCLAEQGVFVSDREACFKWFSKLMGDEPDLDPAINKDFFQNNILQLDPTLLTESGIKCYERFFKAVNWKEGKFKLKRRTFFMNDVDLIGSDYLWRVVTNSPEEIANRAIELLKEVNTNLGPRLHSSILAFHVTYIGECMDRLKAHYDTVSVLSKVYLEGKEEREEQVSNKIKMEAMKMCRVMKVLQEYINECDSAFPVERRILPLHRATRGKHLSLTMRFANPGLNVDDVDIFTHSNDTLGSLRRQILRRIKANGTNVKLDLFLNGESLEPTDDKKLLSQTPLRDKMLLSAKLSQVNSNIPSSPESSSDSSTSSPHHPYDGPNVEAENSLPGVVISQRSQYATFFFQLADLGCTLQHSQLRDGARNLLQLVPPDTLTVLRLQWLFSLVKDDDNIDNALCNEQNTTVDSLFFTSSPSQVLYNLEVLYSLLMPALDPLSEKAFEFQCNFIKSGEAEVILEMLSKNKFLPNADETTKRAAYLTVLKLCKLLLTIVGNVKVCVLDEMQGISENQENHAHNNRSPLPVLKQALQSVPNQNTEYMLRSVAAKLAKYLARWISSGRPKSDKCWQLFMRALCWELPLIDVPTICAIIRLAWAASTGSLNNINASVETLHSLHESKEKETVNNPDNNDVLVCKEALEVLTIALVLNLSALESLPRDKMWHTFLIDLVLLSSSPVIRMAAAEQFFLISTWYSSGHQSLLFAISLLFSVLNTTVVEHAKQSHEYFQLLCRLLNFAHMSGCPLTTVESLLNIEIAWLKKVRDNVKETGESQVDEAVLEGHLGLTKELLAFLPASKKFELGSDETHGTNLVKELVEDFVFPASRLMLQLRSTGELSASQACPVCTTPQSTSAAFDLLVGLCIGCVPNMKLLVTMLTDMFYSERDEPLVEWDYLPPVGLRPLKGFVGLKNAGATCYMNSVLQQLYMVESIRVGLLAAEGAATDLNEDFSGEERIKGDQTIEANDNDTNEEKCGADESRKEYNIGILKQVQAIFGHLAYSKLQYYIPRGLWKHFKLQGEPVNLREQQDAVEFFMSLVESLDEALKALGHEQIMSRILGGSYSDQKICKGCPHRYSKEEPFSLISVDIRNHSNLLDSLEQYVKGELLEGADAYHCDKCNKKVVTVKRLCVKKLPPVLAIQLKRFDYDFERDCAIKFNDYFEFPRDLDMEPYTVSGLAKVEGEVIDCDYEESMKGTCTKYQLTGIVVHSGQASGGHYYSYILHRQSDGIAKWYKFDDGDVTECRMEEEEEMKSQCFGGDYLGEVFDQMLKRMSYRKQKRWWNAYMLFYTRLDVEENSLMKSVNELSLYTKLGVMKMPPAIEYSVRKQNIKFMHNRNQFSAEYFQFIKKLVSCNPHNINRQNMNEKLSPEQEELGMLSVQLASRFLFYTGFHTKKTLRGNAMDWYDIVCHHLRNSKAVRSWFAHNVLFNHPHRFCEYLLSCPSSEVRTAFLKILVFLAHVSLQDGPCVPPSLNAPTILLDPTATLSDHLLHAVLSLLHREISDHGRHLPHYFSLFYTYASLGLAEKAQLLKLNVPVTFMLLAIDEGPGPLIKYQFPELTKLHQVVSMLIRCCDVSSKTQSSQGGSPLPNPYGDPACQNEYVMPIQPQAADILFVKTSYTKKLLEDADVNVTDVTFTDTVKLLQYCCWESPNLSRTVLSELLWQIGFSFTHDLKHHTDLLLAMLLMEDSWQTHRVHNALKGVPDEREGLFEIIQRSKHHYQKRAYQCIKCMVHLFSKCRPAHQLLHHSPELRRKWIHAIDWLHEELEKRPYASTATYPHTYSNWSPPAQSNDSTNGYVLERSNSARKTLERACELCPEVEPEMEDPSEDCAEEADKYQPQNRRDAMRMERNLEFVFFYSDAKALQRFLQEPEPQPGPSPVHTPLLAHQLHSPQNCESSQNTSRDP; encoded by the exons ATTTCACACATTTAATGCAGCCAGAGTATCTGAAACTGTTCCATTGGGCAGTGATATTCCTGATGAAGAACTTTATGCACGGCCACCTGCTGATTCAAGAAGTACTCGTGGTTGGCTGGTGGATCTCATAAATAG GTTTGGAAGTCTTAATGGATTTGATATATTGCTCTCTAGATTTCAGAGCGGCCGAAATTTATCAATACTAGTTATTTATGCTTTAATCAGACCATTTGGTTTGTGTTACGAACTACTTACTGTTCACACAATAGTTAAATATCTAATGCCTATCGTG GAAATGGTGCctgtaattttgaataatttgacTGATGAGGAGTTGAAAAAAGAAGCAAAGAATGAAGCGAAAAACGATGCAATATCAGCCATAATTAAAGCTGCGAAGTGTTTAGTATCGCGAGTGCCGCATCAGGACGAGATGATTAAAAACTTGGAAATTCTGAGACTGAAGATGATACTGAGACTCTtacaaatttcttcttttaatggAAAGATGAATGCTTTGAATGAAGTAAACAAAGTGATTACTACTGTTAGCTTCTATCAGCATAGAAATGCGATCGTTGAAGAAGACGAATGGCTTACAGCTGAACGTATGGCt AAATGGATTAAAGAAAATGGAGTATTGGAAATCGTATTAAGAGATTCGCTGCATCAACTTCAGTACGTTGAAAAGTTAGAAAAGATTTTAcgctttattataaaagaacgAGCCTTGACATTGGAGGATTTGGATGCTGTTTGGGCGGCACAAGCTGGAAAACATGAAGCAATCGAGAAAAATGTTCATGATTTATTAGCTAAACTAGCTTGGGATTTCACCCCTGAACAGCTTGATCACCTCTTCGAATGCTTTCAg AGGAGTTGGAAGACTGCTAACAAAAAGCAAAGAGAGAAGTTACTGGAATTAATCAGAAGATTAGCAGAAGATGATAAGGATGGTGTAATGGCGCATAag gtTCTGACTCTATTTTGGAATTTGGCTCACTCGGACGAGGTGCCTACAGAAATCATGGATCAAGCTCTGAATGCGCACGTAAAAATTCTCGATTACTCGTGTTCTCAAGAACGGGATGCGCAGAAAACAATTTGGCTAGACAAATGCGTGGAAGAGTTAAAAACCGGTGACAAGTGGGTGTTACCGGctttgaaacaatttcgagAAATATGTTGCCTTTATGAACCAAATCCTAACATAGGCCATGGTCAACGGGGTCATCATTTACATTATAG gCAAGATGTGATACAACGACTCCAAGCTGAACATTCGATAGTAATTCTTGTGACAATTAGTTTAACTAATTGTATGAGTAAGACGCGGCAATTAGTCAAAGAGAATCCGGACATTGATCCCAATACTTACATGCCTGATGGCCGATACAATCACATTATGCAAGTGCAAGAAAGGCTTAATTTCCTACGTTTCTTATTAAAA GACGGTCAATTATGGTTATGTGAAGATCAAGCAGTGCAAATTTGGCAGTGCTTAGCAGAACAAGGCGTATTTGTGTCAGACCGGGAAGCTTGCTTTAAATGGTTCTCGAAATTAATGGGCGATGAACCAGATCTTGATCCAGCAATAAACAAAGATTTCTTCCAAAACAATATACTGCAACTGGATCCAACATTGCTTACAGAAAGTGGCATTAAGTGTTACGAGCGATTTTTCAAAGCTGTGAATTGGAAAGAgggaaaattcaaattaaagagaagaacattttttatgAATGACGTTGACCTAATTGGTTCTGATTATTTATGGCGG GTAGTAACTAATAGTCCCGAAGAAATTGCTAATCGAGCCATAGAACTTTTAAAGGAAGTAAACACTAATTTAGGACCACGACTTCATTCTTCGATTCTGGCTTTTCATGTAACGTACATAGGAGAGTGCATGGACAGACTGAAAGCACATTATGACACTGTGTCTGTTTTGAGTAAGGTATACCTTGAGGGGAAAGAGGAACGCGAGGAACAGGTgtcaaacaaaattaaaatggaaGCCATGAAAATGTGTCGTGTGATGAAAGTGTTGCAAGAATACATAAATGAATGCGATTCAGCGTTTCCTGTGGAACGAAGAATATTACCGTTACATAG AGCAACTCGCGGGAAACACCTGTCTCTGACTATGCGTTTTGCAAATCCTGGTCTTAACGTAGACGATGTAGATATATTTACCCATAGTAATGACACATTGGGATCATTGAGACGTCAAATACTGCGCAGAATTAAAGCGAATGGGACAAATGTGAAACTCGACTTATTTCTTAATGGCGAGTCGTTAGAACCAACGGACGACAAAAAACTCCTTTCTCAAACTCCATTGAGAGATAAAATg TTATTATCTGCAAAACTGAGTCAAGTAAACAGCAACATACCGAGCTCACCAGAGAGTAGTTCGGATAGTTCTACTAGTTCTCCCCACCATCCATATGATGGGCCAAATGTAGAGGCAGAGAATAGTTTACCGGGTGTG gtCATATCGCAAAGATCGCAGTACGCtacgtttttctttcaattggCAGATCTGGGATGCACACTTCAGCACTCACAGTTACGTGACGGTGCACGGAACCTTTTACAATTGGTGCCACCAGATACCCTTACCGTGTTACGATTACAGTGGTTATTTAGTCTCGTTAAAGACGATGATAATATAGATAATGCTCTTTGTAATGAACAAAACACTACAGtagattctttattttttacttcaaGTCCTAGCCaagttttatacaatttagaG GTTTTATATAGTCTGTTAATGCCGGCTCTGGATCCATTGTCTGAGAAAGCATTTGAGTTTCAATGCAATTTCATCAAGAGTGGTGAAGCTGAAGTAATTCTGGAAATGTTAagtaaaaacaaattcttaCCGAATGCCGACGAAACCACGAAACGGGCGGCGTATTTGACGgtgttaaaattatgtaaactGTTGCTGACGATAGTGGGTAACGTTAAGGTCTGTGTGCTGGACGAGATGCAAGGGATTTCAGAGAACCAAGAGAATCACGCTCACAACAATCGATCACCGTTACCGGTTTTGAAGCAAGCGTTGCAAAGCGTACCTAATCAGAACACGGAGTACATGTTAAGAAGCGTAGCGGCTAAATTGGCAAAGTATTTAGCACGTTGGATATCGAGCGGAAGACCCAAATCTGACAAATGTTGGCAGCTTTTTATGCGAGCTCTATGTTGGGAGTTACCGTTGATTGATGTACCGACTATTTGTGCCATAATTAGGCTAGCATGGGCGGCCTCCACGGGCAGTCTGAACAACATAAATGCGTCCGTTGAAACACTTCACTCACTACACGAATCAAAGGAGAAGGAGACAGTAAATAATCCTGACAACAATGATGTGTTAGTTTGTAAAGAGGCTTTGGAAGTTCTGACGATCGCATTGGTATTGAATTTGAGCGCTTTAGAGTCATTACCAAGGGATAAAATGTGGCACACGTTTTTAATAGATCTTGTGCTGTTAAGCTCTTCGCCAGTAATCAGAATGGCTGCTGCTGAACAGTTTTTTCTAATATCAACTTGGTACAGCAGTGGTCATCAGTCTCTCTTATTCGCCATCTCGCTGCTCTTCAGTGTTCTAAATACTACCGTTGTGGAACATGCAAAACAAAGCCACGAGTACTTTCAGTTATTATGTAGACTGTTAAACTTCGCTCATATGTCTGGATGCCCCCTTACGACAGTTGAGTCGCTGTTGAACATCGAAATAGCGTGGTTGAAGAAAGTACGAGACAATGTTAAAGAGACTGGTGAAAGTCAAGTAGATGAAGCCGTTCTCGAAGGTCATCTCGGCCTTACGAAAGAACTATTGGCATTTCTACCAGCCAGTAAGAAATTCGAGCTCGGCTCCGATGAGACACATGGTACGAACTTAGTAAAAGAACTGGTCGAGGATTTTGTATTTCCCGCATCGCGTCTAATGTTGCAACTTCGCAGCACTGGCGAGTTAAGTGCCTCGCAAGCGTGCCCAGTTTGTACAACCCCTCAGTCGACTAGCGCGGCATTCGATTTACTTGTAGGTCTTTGTATAGGCTGTGTACCCAACATGAAACTTCTAGTCACAATGCTCACTGACATGTTCTACTCAGAGAGAGACGAACCGCTAGTAGAATGGGATTATTTGCCGCCGGTTGGGCTCAGACCGCTGAAAGGCTTTGTAGGTTTAAAAAACGCGGGCGCGACTTGCTACATGAACTCGGTATTACAACAATTGTATATGGTTGAGAGCATAAGGGTTGGATTGCTAGCCGCGGAAGGCGCAGCGACAGATCTGAACGAGGACTTTTCTGGCGAAGAACGAATCAAAGGAGATCAAACCATTGAAGCGAATGACAATGACACGAATGAAGAGAAATGCGGGGCGGATGAATCACGGAAGGAGTATAATATCGGAATCTTGAAACAAGTCCAGGCAATCTTTGGACATTTGGCTTATAGCAAActgcaatattatatacctAGAGGTCTTTGGAAGCACTTCAA acTTCAAGGTGAACCTGTAAATCTTAGGGAACAACAAGATGCAGTAGAGTTTTTTATGAGTTTAGTGGAAAGCTTAGATGAAGCATTAAAAGCTTTAGGACACGAACAGATAATGAGCAGGATTCTGGGTGGTTCATATAGTGACCAGAAAATCTGCAAAGGTTGCCCTCATAG ATATTCCAAGGAAGAGCCGTTCAGTTTGATAAGCGTGGATATTAGGAATCACAGTAACTTATTAGACTCCCTCGAACAATACGTGAAAGGAGAATTATTGGAAGGCGCAGACGCTTATCATTGTGACAAGTGTAATAAGAag GTTGTCACCGTGAAACGATTGTGTGTAAAGAAGTTGCCGCCAGTACTAGCGATTCAGTTAAAAAGATTTGACTATGACTTCGAAAGAGATTGCGCCATCAAGTTCAatgattattttgaatttccaaGAGATTTGGATATGGAACCCTACACTGTTTCTGGACTGGCTAAAGTGGAGGGAGAAGTTATAGACTGTGATTACGAGGAATCAATGAAAGGAACCTGCACTAAATACCAGTTAACTGGCATCGTAGTGCATAGTGGCCAAGCTAGCGGCGGTCATTACTACTCTTATATTTTGCACAG GCAAAGTGATGGCATTGCAAAGTGGTATAAattcgacgacggcgacgttACGGAATGTAgaatggaagaagaagaagaaatgaaatctcAATGTTTCGGCGGTGACTATTTGGGTGAAGTGTTTGATCAGATGCTCAAACGAATGAGCTACCGAAAACAAAAACGGTGGTGGAACGCctatatgttattttataccaGGCTAGATGTAGAGGAAAATTCTTTAATGAAAAGCGTTAATGAACTATCGTTGT ATACGAAATTAGGAGTCATGAAAATGCCACCAGCCATTGaatatagcgtcaggaagcaAAATATAAAGTTCATGCATAACCGAAACCAGTTTAgtgcagaatattttcaatttatcaagAAACTTGTATCCTGTAATCCTCACAACATCAATCGACAAAATATGAATGAAAAACTT AGTCCAGAACAAGAAGAACTTGGAATGTTATCCGTTCAGTTAGCGTCAAGATTCCTGTTCTACACAGGTTTCCATACGAAAAAGACATTACGAGGTAACGCTATGGATTGGTATGATATTGTTTGCCACCATTTGCGCAACAGTAAAGCTGTGCGATCCTGGTTTGCTCATAATGTGCTGTTTAATCATCCACATAG ATTTTGCGAGTATCTTTTGAGCTGTCCTAGTTCAGAAGTTAGAACAGCTTTTCTCAAAATTTTGGTATTTCTTGCACATGTTTCACTTCAGGATGGCCCATGTGTGCCACCTAGCTTAAACGCACCAA CCATACTTTTGGACCCAACAGCAACGCTTAGTGATCATTTATTACATGCAGTTCTTTCTTTACTTCATCGCGAAATTTCAGACCATGGCCGTCATCTGCCACATTACTTCTCCCTGTTTTACACATATGCGTCTCTCGGTCTTGCTGAAAAGGCTCAATTGCTTAAG TTAAATGTCCCGGTTACGTTTATGTTACTCGCGATCGATGAGGGGCCCGGCCCATTAATTAAGTATCAATTCCCTGAATTAACTAAATTGCACCAAGTAGTTAGTATGTTAATACGTTGCTGCGATGTATCATCTAAGACTCAGTCGAGTCAGGGAGGATCGCCTTTACCAAATCCATACGGAGACCCAGCATGTCAAAATGAATATGTAATGCCTATTCAACCACAGGCAGCTGATATTCTTTTTGTCAAAACTAG CTATACGAAGAAACTACTCGAAGATGCCGATGTTAACGTTACTGATGTTACCTTTACCGACACTGTGAAATTACTTCAATATTGCTGTTGGGAAAGTCCAAATTTATCGCGAACAGTACTCAGCGAATTATTGTGGCAAATTGGATTCTCATTTACGCACGATTTGAAGCATCACACGGACCTGTTGTTAGCCATGCTTCTTATGGAGGATTCATGGCAGACACACCGTGTTCACAATGCACTTAAAG GTGTACCGGATGAAAGAGAAggtttgtttgaaataatacaaagaaGCAAACACCATTATCAAAAGAGAGCCTATCAGTGCATTAAATGTATGGTGCACTTATTCAGTAAGTGTAGACCTGCACATCAACTTCTACACCACAGTCCTGAACTAAGGAGGAAGTGGATACACGCTATCGATTGGCTTCACGAAGAACTCGAAAAG AGACCGTATGCTTCTACAGCAACATACCCTCACACATACAGCAACTGGTCTCCACCAGCACAATCCAATGATTCGACGAACGGCTATGTCCTAGAGCGTAGCAACAGCGCAAGGAAAACTTTGGAGAGAGCTTGCGAACTGTGCCCTGAGGTAGAACCAGAGATGGAAGACCCGAGCGAGGACTGCGCGGAAGAAGCAGACAAATATCAGCCACAGAATAGGAGGGATGCAATGCGGATGGAACGCAATCTAGAATTtgtgttttt TTATTCCGACGCGAAAGCGCTACAGCGTTTCCTGCAAGAACCAGAACCGCAACCTGGACCATCTCCAGTTCACACTCCTCTTTTAGCCCATCAGTTACATAGTCCACAGAACTGTGAGTCATCACAAAATACCAGCCGGGATCCATAG
- the LOC144468466 gene encoding N-acetylgalactosaminyltransferase 6, translating into MMKRNVISLIKFFFLAAFTVFLTVVIFRFVRTSPNHEATTPAGALVVIDAEGLKSSHESKQNFNEHFDQDEEKIDWHDYKKIAEDAKRSGIGEHGKPASLSPTLDMLKEKLYQVNGFNAALSDLIALNRSIPDIRHADCKKKKYLKNLDTVSVIVSFHNEHFSTLMRTCWSVINRSPENLLEEIILVDDASTKKELKESLNDYVAENLPKVKIVRLPERSGLIKGRLAGAKIAKAKVLVFLDSHSEANVNWLPPLLEPIAQNYKVCVCPFIDVIAYETFEYRAQDEGARGAFDWELYYKRLPLLPESLSKPTEPFQSPVMAGGLFAISAKFFWELGGYDPELEIWGGEQYELSFKIWQCGGQMYDAPCSRVGHIYRKFPPFPNPGKGDFLGTNYKRVAEVWMDEYAEYIYKRRPHLRSLDPGNLTEQRNLRHRLHCKPFKWFMDNIAFDLVDVYPPIEPEDFASGEIRNMGVPELCLDTKKRKKDGLVVVDVCMKDNSKIDGEQEFRLTWHKDIRPKDRTECFDVSRGDTKAPVTLYPCHGGQGNQLWRYNIEKQWLMHGYSSRCLDTDPASKKVFVTNCDSASATQKWRIEKVNMKAINNWDNVGPKRH; encoded by the exons ATGATGAAGAGAAATGTGATAAGCCTGATAAAGTTCTTCTTTCTGGCTGCTTTTACCGTTTTTCTGACTGTTGTTATATTTCGTTTTGTGAGGACGTCTCCTAACCATGAAGCTACGACGCCGGCGGGCGCGCTCGTCGTCATCGACGCCGAAGGCCTGAAAAGTTCTCACGAATCCAAACAGAATTTCAACGAGCATTTCGATCAG GATGAGGAAAAAATTGATTGGCAtgattacaaaaaaattgctGAAGATGCAAAAAGAAGTGGAATAGGTGAACATGGAAAGCCTGCGTCTCTTTCTCCAACTCTGGACATGTTGAAAGAAAAACTGTATCAGGTGAACGGTTTTAATGCTGCGCTCAGTGATTTAATTGCCTTAAATCGCTCTATACCTGATATTAGACACGCAGActgtaaaaagaagaaatacttaaaaaatctAGACACAGTTTCTGTGATAGTCTCTTTTCATAATGAACACTTTAGCACATTAATGCGTACTTGCTGGAGTGTTATCAACCGTTCTCCGGAGAACCTTCTCGAAGAAATCATATTGGTTGATGATGCTAGtacaaaaaaagaattgaaggAATCATTGAACGATTATGTTGCAGAAAATTTGCCTAAAGTAAAGATTGTAAGGTTGCCAGAACGTTCTGGGTTAATTAAAGGTCGGTTGGCTGGGGCTAAAATAGCAAAAGCAAAAGTGCTTGTATTCTTAGATTCCCATAGTGAAGCCAATGTCAATTGGTTGCCGCCTTTGCTAGAGCCTATTGCACAAAACTATAAGGTTTGTGTGTGTCCATTTATTGATGTGATAGCCTATGAGACATTTGAGTATAGAGCACAAGATGAAGGTGCCAGGGGAGCTTTCGACTGGGAATTGTACTATAAACGATTGCCACTATTGCCGGAAAGCCTCAGTAAGCCAACAGAACCATTTCAAAGTCCTGTCATGGCAGGAGGACTTTTTGCTATTAGTGCTAAATTTTTCTGGGAATTAGGTGGATATGACCCAGAGCTAGAAATATGGGGAGGAGAACAATACGAATTATCCTTCAAAATTTGGCAATGCGGTGGCCAAATGTACGACGCCCCTTGCTCAAGAGTAGGTCATATTTACCGAAAATTCCCTCCTTTCCCCAATCCAGGGAAAGGAGACTTTTTAGGAACGAATTATAAAAGAGTTGCAGAAGTTTGGATGGATGAGTATGCcgagtatatttataaaaggcGACCTCATTTAAGATCGTTAGATCCCGGTAATCTAACTGAGCAACGAAATTTGAGGCACAGACTTCACTGTAAACCATTCAAATGGTTTATGGACAACATAGCCTTTGATCTGGTTGACGTGTATCCCCCTATAGAACCAGAGGACTTCGCATCAGGAGAGATTCGTAACATGGGAGTACCAGAGCTCTGCCTCGATacgaagaagaggaaaaaagacGGACTTGTAGTAGTTGATGTCTGCATGAAAGACAATTCTAAGATTGATGGAGAACAGGAATTCCGACTGACTTGGCACAAAGATATCAGACCCAAAGATCGCACCGAATGTTTCGACGTGTCCAGAGGAGACACAAAAGCTCCTGTGACTCTGTACCCTTGCCACGGGGGCCAGGGGAATCAACTGTGGCGTTACAATATTGAAAAACAATGGTTAATGCATGGTTATTCGTCCAGGTGTTTGGACACTGATCCAGCAagcaaaaaagtattcgtgaCCAATTGTGATTCGGCATCCGCCACACAGAAATGGAGAATCGAGAAAGTAAATATGAAAGCCATCAATAATTGGGATAATGTGGGACCTAAACGACATTGA
- the Hao gene encoding hydroxyacid oxidase has product MSQFVCVEDYEIYATKHLPPAVRDYYNSGAGEQFSLKLNTEAFRKYRIRPRFLKDVTNRDLSTTILGEKISMPLGVAPSAMQRMAHPDGELANARAAEAAGTIYTLSTIATSSIEEVAEAAPKGIKWFQLYIYTDRDVTRNLVKRAERAGFKAIVLTIDAPLFGDRRADVRNKFSLPKHLRLGNFEGDLSNSINSKKTGSSLNEYVMKLFDASLSWDDVKWLQSITSLPIVLKGILTPQDALLAIEHGVQAIIVSNHGARQVDSIPASIEVLPEIVKAVNGKIEIYMDGGVRQGIDVFKALALGAKMVFVGRPMLWGLSYSGEKGARHVLELFRKEIDITFALTGCQSVKDVTREMVKHESYYSHL; this is encoded by the exons ATGTCTCAGTTCGTCTGCGTAGAagattatgaaatatatgcGACCAAACACTTACCACCTGCCGTGAGGGATTATTATAATTCGGGGGCGGGAGAACAGTTCAGTTTGAAGTTGAACACGGAAGCCTTCAGAAA aTATAGGATACGGCCTAGATTTTTAAAGGATGTTACTAATCGAGACTTGAGTACCACAATTTTAGGCGAAAAAATTTCCATGCCTTTGGGAGTTGCTCCGTCGGCGATGCAACGCATGGCACATCCTGATGGTGAACTTGCAAACGCAAGAG CTGCCGAAGCAGCTGGTACGATTTATACACTATCAACAATAGCAACAAGTAGCATTGAAGAAGTAGCAGAAGCGGCGCCAAAAGGAATAAAATGGTTCCAgctgtacatatatacagatCGTGATGTCACACGCAATTTAGTAAAACGAGCAGAACGTGCTGGCTTCAAAGCAATTGTACTCACTATCGATGCACCATTGTTTGGCGACAGGCGAGCTGACGTTAGAAACAAATTCTCATTACCAAAACATTTGAG ATTAGGAAATTTCGAAGGAGATCTGTCAAATAGcataaattcgaagaaaacaGGTTCTAGCTTGAACGAGTATGtgatgaaattattcgatgcATCGTTATCGTGGGACGATGTTAAATGGCTACAAAG TATTACGAGCTTGCCAATTGTTTTGAAGGGCATCTTGACTCCGCAAGATGCACTTTTAGCTATTGAACATGGAGTGCAAGCGATTATCGTTTCGAACCATGGGGCCAGACAAGTTGACAGTATTCCCGCATCA atTGAAGTTTTGCCTGAAATAGTCAAAGCtgtaaatggaaaaattgaaatttatatggACGGCGGTGTGAGACAAGGAATCGATGTCTTTAAAGCTCTTGCTTTGGGAGCCAAAATG GTATTCGTCGGTAGACCAATGTTATGGGGGCTGAGTTACTCAGGCGAGAAGGGCGCGCGTCACGTTCTTGAGCTTTTCAGGAAGGAAATCGATATAACTTTTGCGTTGACAG GCTGTCAATCGGTCAAGGATGTAACTCGGGAAATGGTGAAGCACGAGTCGTATTACAGCCACTTATAA